The DNA window TCAGATACCTGATGCTTGTTCTCGTCAAAGTCAGGTGTGAACCTGTCCCCGTACCGTCCGATCAGTTCAAGACCGAAATTTTTGATATAACTTGGTTTGATGCCCATATGAGATCCTATCCTATAACTCTATATTGGTACTGCGCCGGGACAACATAATGATTTCGTCTACAACGTCCATCGGTCTCTCTGCAAAGATCACGATCTTGAACGGATCAGCGGAGCGATCGTATATCAGGTCCGGTACTCCCTCTCTGCAGCAGAAGGCCGTCCCCCAGTCCATCGTGCTGATCCCGGGTGGTGTTCCGTGTCGGTCGTATTCGGCCGCATCGAGGAGTATTCGCTCGGCCACATCCAGGATCGAAGGCGAACAGGGGACCATCGCTGCGCTTCTGATGGTCGAGTCAAAACGGAGTGCTGTCAACAGACCGGCTCCCACCTCCCCTGCCTTTCCGAGGGCTGCCGGTTCTGGAAACGGGCAGCAGAGCCGGACCGATCCGATATCTGCTGTGGTCCGGGCATGGTCGGTCGCCCCGGCGAGGGTGATCGTCCCCCCGCCAGGTATCAGTGCTCCTGTGCTGCAATAGTGGACCGCCGCCGCGGTCAGATCCCTGATCAGGGTTTCGTGCCCGGAACTGCTCATGGTGGCACGCCCTAGAGGTCCCGCTCGTGCTCGACCACGTAGTTGATCACATTTTCGGCGATGTCTGCAGAGTACTCGCCGAGCCGCCGGATACTCTCGGCAATATATCCGACGGCGATGGCGTCCTCCGCCTCATGGGTCAGCATCGCCGTGGTGACCCCTTCGCAGAGATGTTCGAGTCCCTTGACTTCTTCGATGGTGGCGTTCGCCCGCCTGATGTCCAGGTCAAAGAAGGCGGTGACGCTCTGGTCAAAGATGGTCAGCGAGAGGGTGCTCGCCTCCCTGATCTTCGCGATAATCAGTTGGTCCTGATCTTTGTCGGAGAGAATCACTGCATTTCGTGCTATCCGCACGGCATGGTCCCCGATCCGTTCGAGGGTTCTGCTGACCAGCAGGTACTGGGAGGCTGTATACAGGGTCAGCCCCATCTTCTTGGAGAGGTTGATGTTCCGCATCACCATGTTAGTCTGACGGGCCATCAACCAGTGGAGCCGATCGACATCCCGGTCCTGGGCGATCACCTCCTCTGCCAGTGCCTGGTCCTGCTCAAACAGGGCGGCGATCGAATCCTGGTGCATCCCCTTGACGATCACGATCATCCGCCGAAGCGTATTCTCGAACGGAAGTTCGCCAGGGTTCAGGAGATCTTTGATGGTGACCCCAGTCTCCGACTCCTCAAGCACCTCCTGTCCGATCGTCATCTGGGTGAAATCCCGGACGACCATGCGGACAAATGAGGGCAGACGGCCGCGGGATTTGACCTTTATCTCGGTGTAGCCGGCGATATATGCCCCAATCAAACTCCGGAAGAAGAAGGTCGCGTTGGTACAGGTGGTGACATCGAACTCCCTGGTCCGCTGGATCTGGTCCTCTGATATATTGGCGGAGATGAGCAGGGTACCGTCGGCCTGGGGGGTGACCCTGACCGGATCGTTCTTCTTGATGCTCATCTGCTGTGTCCAGTCCTTGGGGAGCGTCACAACGAACGAAGACCCCCCTGTCATCTGTACCCGTCGTATATCCATTCCAGATCCTCCATCTCCTATAGTATCCTCATGTTATTCAATATAACTCTGTATTGCTCTGTATTCTATTTTGTTATATAGAGTCTCCGTCGAATAACAGTATATGTGCTGCACGTGATTTTAGAGAGGAGAATCATGGTAGAAAAACGTAGAACCTTTGGCACAATGGCCTGCGGGCTTGCAGCAATTCTGATTGTAGCGCTGCTCGTCAGTGGCTGTATCGGTAACACCTCGAAGACCACCACCCCGGCGACGACTGCGGTAACGACTGTCTCACCTGCGGCAACCACAGCGATTGCAACGCAGGCGACGACGGTTCCGACAGTTGCACCAGCGAACACGACCACCACTACGAATGGCAGTGCATCCAGCGCTCTGACCGGTGCTTCGACGGGCCGGCTGACGATCACCGGATCGACAACCGTCCTCCCGATCGCTCAGGCATGGGCTGAAGCCTTCATGGCGGCTAACAAGGGGGCAGATGTGCAGGTCAGTGGCGGCGGTTCAGGTGTGGGCGTACAGGCCATCGGCGAGAAGACCGCGATGATCGGGATGTCTTCGCGCGAGGTGACTGCAGATGAACTGAAGAAATATCCCTCCATGACGATCACCCCGATTGCACGGGACGGTCTCTCAGTCATTGTAAACCCCCAGAATATGGTTACGACGCTCACTCTCAGCCAGATCAGGGGCATCTACAACGGCACCATCACGAACTGGAAGGATGTCGGCGGTGCAGATCTTTCGATCGTTGTCATCGGTCGTGACAGTTCATCAGGGACACGGGACTTCATCTCAAGCGCCGTGATGCAGAAGGACAACTTCACCTCCTCAGTCCTTGAGAAAAACTCCAATGGTGCCGTTGAGACCGGCGTCTCCACAACACCAGGCGCGATTGGATACGTGGGCCTCGGGTACACGAAGGACGCAGTGAAGGCACTGACTCTCTCGGCGAATGGTGCCGCAGTCGCGCCCTCTGTAGCCACCGTCGTGGACGGGACCTATCCGCTCTCACGGAAGTTGTATATGCTCACCAATGGACCAGCGACAGGAATCGCCAAGGACTTCCTCGACTACGCACTCAGTCAGGAAGGTCAGAAGGTTGTTGAAGATCAGGGATTTGTCCGGATCTGAGGAGATCTCCTCTCATCCAGTAAAATTTTTTCTCTGACCGCCCATTCGATCGAACCAATCTGATGAATTAACGGCTTTTGATCATGAACACGATTCCGATCACACCTGATCTGTCTGAAAAAAGACAGAGGCAGATATCATTCTTCAATCTCAAAGAGAAAGTTATCGAGTCCCTGTGGCTCATCTGTGCGCTCTTTTCAGTGCTGACCGTCATCTTCATCCTGCTCTTCCTCTTCAAGGACAGTTACCTTGGATTTGTTCAGATCGGCATTCTCCCGTTCCTCACCGGGATGACCTGGAATCCCGTCGCTGCAATCCCCAGTTATGGGATCGCTCCCCTGATCGTAGGCACCCTGCTGGTGACCCTCGGTTCGATGGTGATTGCGGTTCCGCTCTCAATTGGAACTGCGGTGTATATCTCAGAACTGGCTCCCCCCCGGGTGAAACTGATCATCAAGCCGGCCATCGAACTGCTGGCCGGCATTCCGTCCGTGGTGTACGGGTTCTTCGGTCTGATGGTCATGACCAACTGGCTGCGGGTTCTCTTCGATCAGCCCTCCGGTGAATCGTGGCTCGCTGGCTCGCTTTTGCTTGGAATCATGGCCCTTCCGACGATCACCTCGGTGGCAGAGGATGCCATCCGCTCGGTGCCTCAGGAGTACCGTGAGGGATCCCTCGCCGTCGGGGCGACCCGGTGGCAGACGATCAGCAAGGTCGTGGTCCCGGCGGCCCTCTCGGGGATCACCGCGGCCATCATCCTTGGTATGGGCCGCGCGATCGGAGAGACGATGGCAGTGATGATGGTGACCGGCAACTCAGCTGTGATCCCGAGCCCCATCTTCAATGTCCTCTCACCAGTTCGGACGCTGACCGGTACGCTCGGTATCGAGATGGGCGAGGTGGCCTCGGGTTCCCTTCATTATCACGCTCTCTTTGGGGTGGCCGTCGTCCTGCTGCTGATCACCCTGATCGTGAACCTAGGTGCGGTACTGATCCTGAAAAGGCTGAACGCACAGCGACCGGCCAGCATGTTCCTGAAGAACGCCCCTGCTCTGGTCAGGCGAGGTTTGAAACTGGTCCCCCTTCTGGTCGTCACGGTGATCATCTATGCGATAGGTGGGATCATTGGGGTTGGGCTGCTGGCCTGTGCGGGCGTGCTCTGGCTGGTTGCTCAGCGCCTCTCCCCCAAAACGGCCCAGCGTATCGCTTTCTTCTTCCTCCACCTCGGGGTCGGGCTGGTGCTCCTGGTCCTTGGAATCATCCTCTTCGATATCGTCTCCCATGGGCTTCCTGCCATATCATGGGAGTTTCTAACCACGGCACCCCGTGATCTCGGACGGGCTGGTGGTATCTTTCCCGCGATCGTGGGCACCCTCTACCTGGTCGCCGGTTCAATCCTCTTTGCACTGCCGTTCGGCGTCGGCGCTGCCATCTATCTGAATGAGTACAGGATGGAGGGGTATCTGACCCAGATGATCAGAACAGGCATCGATCTCCTGAACGGCACCCCTTCGATCGTCTTCGGTCTCTTCGGGTTCACCTTCCTGGTGCTGTACCTGGATATCGGCGTCTCGATGCTTGCAGGGCAGCTGACCCTCGGTCTGATGGTTCTTCCGACGATCATCAGGACCACCGAGGAGGCGCTGAAGAACGTTCCCTCCTCGCTGCGGGAAGGATCCCTGGCACTCGGCGCTACCCGATGGCAGACGATCAGTCGTGTGGTCCTCCCTTCGGCAGTGGCCGGGATCATCACCGGGACGATCCTCTCCATCGGCAGGGCAGCCGGAGAGACCGCCCCGATCCTCTTCACTGCGGTGGTCTTCTCTCAGCGGTACCTCCCGAGTTCGATTCTGGACCCGGTGATGGCCCTTCCGTACCACCTCTTCATCCTCTCTACGAACGTCCCCGACTCGTCACAGAACCGGTATGGGACAGCCCTGGTCCTGATTATGCTGGTGATCGGGATCTATTCGATTGCAATCTATCTGAGGAATCACTTTCAAAATACGTTGAGGTACTGATCAAATGGCAACAAGTGAAATTGTACTGCGCACCGAGGATCTGGACCTCTGGTACGGCGAGAAAAAGGCATTGAAGGGGGTTACGATCGGGATCACTCGGAACCGGGTGACCGCCCTGATCGGCCCCTCGGGGTGTGGAAAGTCCACCCTCCTCCGATGTTTTAATAGAATGAACGATCTGGTTCCCGGATGCAGGATCGAGGGGGGGCTCTTCTTCAATGACACCCCGCTCTCCGATATTCCCGATGTGGTCCAGCTCAGAAAGCATATCGGGATGGTCTTCCAGCGACCGAACCCGTTTCCCAAGAGTATCTATGAAAATGTCGCCTATGGTCCACGCATCCATGGCGAACGGAACAGTGCTGCTCTGGATACGATCGTTGAGCAGTCCCTGAAGCAGAGTGCCCTCTGGGAGGAGGTGAAGGACCGGTTGCATGATTCTGCCCTCTCCCTCTCTGGTGGGCAGCAGCAGCGGCTCTGTATTGCACGGACCCTAGCAGTCGGCCCTGATGTGATCCTGATGGATGAGCCCTGTTCGGCGCTCGACCCGATCGCCACCAGTAAGATCGAGGAACTGATCACGAAGCTCTCTGAACAGTATACCGTGATCATCGTGACCCACAGCATGCAGCAGGCCTCGCGGGTCAGCGATTATACCGGGTTTATGTACATTGGAGAACTGGTCGAGTTCGGCGAGACCACCCAGATCTTCGAGAGGCCGGAGAAGGAATTGACAGAGAATTATATCACCGGAAGATTTGGATAGGTGGCTGCGATGACAGAGAAATTTCTAACAGAACTGGAAGAACTGAGGGGAGATATCCTCTCAATGGCAGAGATGGCGGAGTCGATGCTGCAGTGCTCGGTTGAGGCGCTGAAGACCCAGGACACCGACCTGGCCGATCAGGTGATCGCACAGAAGAACGAGATCAAAGAGCGAAATTATCGGATTGAGGACCGGTGTATCCAGTTGATCACCCTGCATCAGCCAGTTGCAAAGGATATGCGGATGATCTTCTGTATCCTGAAGATCTCTTCAGCCCTGGAACGAGTCGGAAGATATGGGAAGGACATTGCCAATGTGGTGTATTATACGGCGGAGACCCCGCATCTTGCCCATCTCCTTTCGATCCCCCATATGAGTGTGATGGTGATTGGGATGGTCTCCGATGTGATCACTGCGTTTCGGGAGGGGGATGCCACCATCCTCTCTGATTATACAGAACGGGACAATGAGGTTGACGCCCTTGGGTACTCGATCTTTCGTGAGTGCATCACCTATATGCTCGAAGATCCAGCGACGATCACACGATGTATGAACTACGTGATGGTCGCGCGGTATCTCGAGCGGTCAGGAGACCATGCCTGTAAGATGGCTGAGTTGATCACCTTCATGGTGACCGGGAAGCGGACCGAGTTCGAGTAATCCCGCCCCCCGAAGTATTTTTCTGTGTGGAAAGAGAACAAGTTATGGCGCCTCAGTGGCTTAGTGGTATAGCGGCTGATTTGTAATCAGCAGGTCCCGTGTTCAATCCACGGCTGAGGCTTTCTTCTGATCTATTTTCTCCATTTCTCCAGGACTGTCTCCTGCCTCTCTATCTGAATCTTCGTCGTATTGTCCCTATTGGCCGGGTTTTGAACACTTCTGGTTATGGGCGTTTCTCTCAGTATATGACTCCCTTCTCATCGCATCTCTCTGCTCCCATCTTCATCGATCCGTCGAGTTTGCTCTCTTCAATCCATGTATGGAGAGATATCGGAATATTTCTCATCTCACAAATGCCGTTGATGGGATCCAATAAATATAGCGAAAGACAACAGTTCTCTATATTTCGACGACGGTTGCTGAGTGAAATGGGCCCTGTTGTCCCCCGATATGGGAAGGTATACCAGTTTATTCGAAATTAATGCGGGGGATATAGCCTTGATGCAGATCTATAAGACAAGAAAGGGGTCGGAGCCGGCGATCATCGAGATTGTAGAGACGATCTGCGAGGGCTCCTGGATATGGCTACTTGAACCATCTGAGGCTGAATTGGCGATTGTTGCGGACCAGTGCAGGATCCCCCCAGAATTCCTCCAGGCTGCCCTCGATGAAGAGGAACGACCGCGCATCGACTCTGAGGACGATGTGGTTCTGATCGTCATGGATATACCCATGACGACCGAGAGTCTTGGGGTCAAAATCCTGACCACCCACCCGCTTGGTATCATCATCACCAGGGACCATATCGTCACGATCTGCAGCCGGCGTGTCGATGTCCTGGACGATGTTCTCGCCGGCAAGATCCGACAGTTCACCACCGTGAAGAAGACCCGATTTCTCTTTCAGATCTTCTACCGGAATGCCACCTATTATCTGAATCACCTGAGGCGAATCGAGCGGAAGATGACCCAGATTGAGGTCGAACTCCGCCGCTCGATGAAGAACGAGGAACTCTTCCAGATGATGGAACTGGAGAAGAGCCTGATCTACTTTTCAACCTCGCTGAAGAGCAACGAGGCCGTCCTCGAACGGATTCTCAGGACCAAGATCCTGAAGATGTACGAGGAGGATGCCGAGCTGCTGGAGGATGTCATCATCGAGAACAAGCAGGCGATGGAGATGTCGCAGATCTACCTGCATATCCTGACTGGGATGACCCAGTCCTTTGCCTCGATCATCTCGAACAACCTGAACATTGTGATGAGGTTCCTCGCCTCAGTGACGATCATCCTCGCCATTCCTACGATGATCGCCAGTTTTTACGGCATGAATGTCATTGAAATTCCCCTTTCACAGTACCCCTTCTCCTTCGAGCTTATCTTTGGGATCGCGGTGCTCTTAGCGGTTGGGATGGGGTTGATGCTCTGGAGGAAGAAGATGTTATGATCTCAAGTTTTTTTAAGAATACGGGAAAGATGCTGGAGATCATTCTGGCCCTCCCTCATCTTCTAGCGGTGGCTTTGAAGAACGTATAGCAGAAGACCCCGCCCGGTTCAGTGGTGTGGTAGAGTGCCGTTATCCCCTTTTTCCATGCGTCCTGGTTCATCAACCCCTGCTTCTCAACCTCGTCAGCCACTCCCTCGACCATGGCTGCAAAGGTCAGTTTCGTAAAGCCTTCAACAAGTCCCGGACGGGAGGCATCGATATAGACCATCCTCGGCGAGACATGGAGATCCCGGTATCCGGCATTGGCTATGAGTGGATAGAGTTGCCTCCCGATCAGTGCGTTGCCACCCGCCTGATGCTGGAGTTCCACGAGGCAGTCGATGGCCTGCCTGGCATCCGGGTCATCCGGGTGAAAGAACGCGGAGCCGTGATCTCCCTCGATCACGGTGAGGGTCCCGCCTTCTTTGAGGAGCGGGCGAAGTCTCTCCAGTCCCTGCTGCGGTTCGGTGAGATGCTCCAGCACAAAGCAGACAAAGATGTGATCAAAGGTCGCCGGTTTGAATGGGAGGTGGAAGATATCTCCCTGTCGGAAGGTCACATTGGTGATTCCTGCATGTTGAATTGTCTCTTGTGCCTGCTTGAGGGAGGCCTCTGAAATATCGACCGACGTGATCAGGGCATCGGGGCTATTTCTCGCCAGGATCACGGTCTGGGCACCAATTCCACAGCCGGCTTCAAGCACCTGTGATCCTTTCGAGTAACGGGTGTCACGGTGGAGGAGTTCAGTGAGGGTCTGAGCCTGGTCTGTGAGCCGCTCAGATTCTCGAGCAGAATACCCATGAACATACATGTGGTATGTCATATGCTGGTACGGAATATATAGTAGTGAACAGCAATGTCCCGGTACCTCTCATATCCCGATCAGATAAATGAATTTCTTCTCTCCCCTGAACTGGTGATAGTCATGACTCAAACTGAAAAATTCCAGAGAGTCCTGGGAATCCTGCGATCGTTTAAGGAGTTCATCGAGGCAGTCGGACTTGGATGCCGGCGACCAGATCGTCTATTATGGCGTACCGGGGACATGCATCCCGTTTGTCGAACTGCTCGCCTTTGCCCTCCGCTCGCTCGACCTCGAACAGGTCTTTGTCCTCTCCTGGACGAAAAGAAGGCTGGCTGGCTCTCGACGATTTCGTTCGACTGTCTCGTCGAGGTCCCGAATCGACCTTTGATTATGATCGAATCGAGATGAAGGTCCTGACCTGAATCCGGATCGATCTGGCCAAAAAAAGGGATCAGGTGGTGAAGGGGGCGGTCACACCCAGGATCTCACTGTTGAAGGCCTCAGCGGCCTCTTTATTGTCAGACTCGATCGTCGCCCTGACCAGCGGCTCGGTTCCCGATGCCCTGACCAACGCCCAGGTCTTCCCCCGGCTGATCCGGAGTCCGTCTGTCCGATCAATCGTCTCGTTCTTGAAGTGCTCCTCAACCGCTGCCAGCAGTCCGGGGATATTGGGGGTGCGGATCTTGTTCTTGATCGTTTTGTACGGTGGGAGGTCGTCGACCAGGTCGGAGAGGGACCGTTTCAATGTCCCGAGGATTGCGACCATCGTGGCCGCGGTCATCCCCCCATCCCTGCAGAACTGGAGGTATGGGTAGATCAGCCCGCCGTTTCCTTCCCCGCCGAATGCAACCGTTTCTCCATTGGCGATCAGTTCGATCATCTTCCTGGCCACGTAGACCGAGCCGACCGGGGTGTACAGCACCGTACACCCCTGCTCTGCCGCCACGTCCTCGATCAGCAGCGATGAACTGACCGGGGTCACAACGATCCCTTTCCGCTCAGAACAGACCTGTCGTGCGACCAGCGCAAACTCGTGATTCTCCTCGATATATCTCCCCTTATTATCGATGAAGACTGCCCGGTCTGCGTCGCCGTCATGAGCGACTCCGAACGCGGCCCCAGCACTGAGGACCAGCTCAGCGAGCGGTGCAAGTCCCTCTGGTGTCGGTTCGGGCAGCCGGCCAGGGAACGTCCCGTCAAGGGTGGCGTTGATGGTGAAGACCCTGCAGCCGAGCCGTTCAAGGATAGCCGGTGTCGTCCTGGTCGCCGGCCCTGACCCGGGATCCACTGCGACGGTGATCCCCTCGCCGATCCCTGCCGGGAACTGGGAGACGATCGCGTCGATGTACTGCCCGAGCAGGTGCGGGGCCGCCTCCTCGCTGCCCACCCGGTCCCAGGATGCCAGCGTGAAGTCCAGGTCAAAGAGTCTTCGTTCGAGTTTGACGACCTCTTCGTCGCCCATCTCGGTCCCGTCGGCTTCGATGATCTTCACACCGTTGTACTCGGGGGGGTTGTGGGAGGCTGTGATCATCGCACCCCCGTCGAACCCGAGTTTCACAATATACTGCAGTGCTGGAGTCGGCAGGATGCCGACATCCACCACATTGCAGCCGGTTGCCATCAGCCCGGCCTTGACCGCGCTCGCGAACGCCTCACCTGAGGTTCTGGTGTCCCTGCCGATGGCGATCGTTCCCTTCCTCATAGAGCCGAGTGCTTCGCCGATATGGAGCACCAGTTCTGGGGTCATATCCTTGCCTGAAACCCCGCGTACCCCGTTTGTACCAAAGAGCTGTTTCTGTGCCTTCTTCTCATCAACCATTCAATATCCCCTCATCTGATCGGTGATGTACGCCTGGGATCGTACATCGATATGTCCACTAACTAGATCTGCTCTTCTCTGAAATAGAGCCTTTGGAAGCGGCTCTTCCTCATTTCTGTTTAAGGGGCCCCTCTGCATTGTCCAGTTCTGTTTGAGCCTCGATCGCCTCTTCGCGGGCCTTGATCAGCGTCTTTGCAGCTATCCCGACCCGCTGCATCACCTCGGTGATCTTGTCCTCGATGTCGATCTCGTCGTCGACATCGAGTGCAGTCCCCTCGATCTCCAGGAGGAACCGTGCGATCTCACTCGCCTCGAAGAGCATGTCGTCCAATTCCTCGGTGGTGAAGAATCCGCACATCGCCCCGTAAAAGAATGTGGAGCCAGCCTTCTTCACCTTCTTCTTGAACGAGTTTCTGGCCTGGTTTACGGCCTGGGGGGAGTAGGTGTCCTCCATAAACGGAACTAGTTCTGGGAGGTGCTGACCGATGAAGGTCATCTCCACGCCGGAACTGGTCCGGAAATCGGTGCAGAGTCTGGCCAGTGCCCACTCGCGGGCGGTGATATAGGTATGCTTCCGCAGGAACTGGTTCACCTTGTGGTAGGTGGCACCGTCCACCTTCTTGAACTTTTGGTACTTATTGATATCGTCCAAGCCGAACTGATCCCCCATGTAGAGTACCTCTGTGTAACGGTGCCATTAATATTCTGGTTTCACTGGATCTGGAAAAAAGATGTGGGCTGGTCAGTTCAACTCAAAGTAGTTGAAGTTCAGTTCATCGCCGACGAACGTGAGTCTGATCTGGTGAACACCCGGGGTCAGCGGGATCCCGGCGGTCACGGTACTGTACTGGTTTATGCCGCCGGTGGCCGGGACGGTGACGACGCCGGCATCACTGCCATCGACCGTGATCCGGATCTGTTTCCCCGCTGTCGGAGTTGCAACCCTGAATGAGCCGGTGTAGGTTCTTGTTGCCCCTGCGGTGACAGTGTAGGTGAGCCATTCGCCGTTCCTCACCCAGCCGACATCAAAGGACCGTTCGCCTGTGTTGTATTCGATGTCGACGTCGTCCTGCCGGTAGGCTCCGCCTTGGTTACCTGTGGTGGTGTCGAGGTAGGCTACCCCTTCACCACCGAGATCATAGTCCTCGGCTTCGATCCGTGCAGGTAGCACATGGGGCCGGAATGGGGTACCCTTGTAAGTGGTTGCCTGGGTCACGGTGGAAGTGGGGGTCTGAGTCGTCGGTGGCATCGTCGGGATGGTGGAGATTACCTGTGTCGGAGTCCGGGTCGGCTGCTGAACTGCACTGAAGGTGAAATAGTTCAGGTTCATCGAACCCCCGGGGAGCAGCTTGATCGTGTGGGTACCGGCAGAGAGTGAGACCTGGACGACGGTGTCCGCGTAGGTATCAAAGGAACCGGTCGTGGTGAGGATAGGGTCTGCGAGAGTAGTTCCGTCCACCTGCATCTGGATATGGGCCCCTGCGGTAGGGACGGCTGCTCGGAACGTGGTGGTGTAGGTTCCGGCGGTCGGCACGTTCACGGTATAGAGGAGCCATTCACCGTCCCTGATCCAGCCGACGTCGTAACTCTTCTCCTGCTGGCTGTATTCGATGTCGACCCCTTCCGCAGGGCGATACTGCCCTCCCTCGTTCAGGGCGGTGGTGTCATGGTAAGCGTATCCTTCGCCGCCGTTGTCAAAGTCCTCTGCCTCGATCTTCGCTGGAAGGGTGTGCTGCAGGTAGGGTGATGTGGTCCCGGTACCTGGTGTCCCAAGGGTGGTCGGCACCGTCGTCGGGATGGTTGTCGAGGGTTGGGTCGTGGGTGGTGATGTGACCGGCAGCAGGGTGGTCTGCGTGGTCACCGGACCTGCAGGTGATGCGAAGGTCATATAGTTCAGGTTCATCGACCCGCCCTTCAACAGCAGTCTGACCTGATGGGTGCCGGCAGGAAGTGATACCTGGGCGACGACATCCTGATAGACATCGAACGAATTTGAGGTCGGTATCCCGACGGTGGTGATTGGGTTTCCGTCGACAGAGACCTGGATCTGTCGTCCGAGACCAGGTGTTGCGATCCGGAATGTGGTGGTGTAAGTCCCGGTGGCTGGCACATTTACAGTGTACTGGAGCCATTCGCCGTCCCTGATCCAGCCGACATTGTAACTCATCTCCTGCTGGCTGTATTCGATGTCGACCCCTTCCGCAGGGCGATACTGCCCTCCCTCGTTCAGGGCGGTGGTGTCATGGTAGGCGTATCCTTCGCCGCCGTTGTCAAAGTCCTCTGCCTCGATCTTCGTGGGGAGGGTGTGCTGCAGATAGGGTGATGTGGTCCCGGTACCTGGTGTCCCGATGGTGGTCGGTGCCGTCGTCAGGACGGTGGTGGTTGGCGTCGTCGTGGGTGGTGATGTGGCTGGCAGCAACGTGGTCTGCGTGGTCACTGGTGTGTCTGTCGGCGTGAACTCTATGTAGTTGATGTTCTCGTAGCCGTTGTAGAGCAGTTTGATCTGGTGCTGGCCTGCAGGGAGGTATACCGTCCTGTGGACCGTTGTGTAGGTTCCATAGGAGCCGGTGTTTGGCACATCGACGGTCGTCAGCGGGGTTGAAGTGTCATCCAGCATCATGACGAGGGAGATCCCATTCCAGGCAGTCGAGACTCGGAAGTCTGCTGTGTAGGTTCCTGCAGCGGTTACGTTCACTGTGTACCGGGTCCACTCGCCGGGGAAGACCCAGCCGATGTTATAACTCTGCTCGGTCGGGTTATACTCGATATCGACCCCTTCGTCGGGACGATACTGCCCACCATCGTTACTTGTCGTTATGTCGTGATAGGCTACCCCTTCGCCACCGAGGTCGAAATCTTCTGCCTCGATCCGGGATGGGATCTGGTGTGGCATCCCGAGTTGGTAGGGTGGCGCCGCTGTTATGGTCGGTGTTGGGGCTGTGGTGACGGTGGTCGGGGTCTGGACTGGTGTCGTCGGGACCATTGTGGTGGGTTCTGTTGTCCGGGTGATCGTCACCGTGGGTGTCAGGTTCGTGGTGGGGGTCACAACCGGGGTGGTGACCACTGGGGTTGCGGGTGGGGTTACATCCGGCCGGGTGGTGAAGGTTGGGGTTGGCCCGTTGGAGAGCCAGGCATCGATATAGTTCACTGCCATTGGGGATGCGAAGTTCAACTTCAGGGTATGGGTACCGGCTGGAAGCCAGGCCTGCCGCTGGACCTCCTGGAAGGTGGTCATGGAACCG is part of the Methanosphaerula palustris E1-9c genome and encodes:
- a CDS encoding magnesium transporter CorA family protein encodes the protein MQIYKTRKGSEPAIIEIVETICEGSWIWLLEPSEAELAIVADQCRIPPEFLQAALDEEERPRIDSEDDVVLIVMDIPMTTESLGVKILTTHPLGIIITRDHIVTICSRRVDVLDDVLAGKIRQFTTVKKTRFLFQIFYRNATYYLNHLRRIERKMTQIEVELRRSMKNEELFQMMELEKSLIYFSTSLKSNEAVLERILRTKILKMYEEDAELLEDVIIENKQAMEMSQIYLHILTGMTQSFASIISNNLNIVMRFLASVTIILAIPTMIASFYGMNVIEIPLSQYPFSFELIFGIAVLLAVGMGLMLWRKKML
- a CDS encoding methyltransferase domain-containing protein, with product MTYHMYVHGYSARESERLTDQAQTLTELLHRDTRYSKGSQVLEAGCGIGAQTVILARNSPDALITSVDISEASLKQAQETIQHAGITNVTFRQGDIFHLPFKPATFDHIFVCFVLEHLTEPQQGLERLRPLLKEGGTLTVIEGDHGSAFFHPDDPDARQAIDCLVELQHQAGGNALIGRQLYPLIANAGYRDLHVSPRMVYIDASRPGLVEGFTKLTFAAMVEGVADEVEKQGLMNQDAWKKGITALYHTTEPGGVFCYTFFKATARR
- a CDS encoding DUF2124 family protein — translated: MDAGDQIVYYGVPGTCIPFVELLAFALRSLDLEQVFVLSWTKRRLAGSRRFRSTVSSRSRIDL
- the glmM gene encoding phosphoglucosamine mutase; this encodes MVDEKKAQKQLFGTNGVRGVSGKDMTPELVLHIGEALGSMRKGTIAIGRDTRTSGEAFASAVKAGLMATGCNVVDVGILPTPALQYIVKLGFDGGAMITASHNPPEYNGVKIIEADGTEMGDEEVVKLERRLFDLDFTLASWDRVGSEEAAPHLLGQYIDAIVSQFPAGIGEGITVAVDPGSGPATRTTPAILERLGCRVFTINATLDGTFPGRLPEPTPEGLAPLAELVLSAGAAFGVAHDGDADRAVFIDNKGRYIEENHEFALVARQVCSERKGIVVTPVSSSLLIEDVAAEQGCTVLYTPVGSVYVARKMIELIANGETVAFGGEGNGGLIYPYLQFCRDGGMTAATMVAILGTLKRSLSDLVDDLPPYKTIKNKIRTPNIPGLLAAVEEHFKNETIDRTDGLRISRGKTWALVRASGTEPLVRATIESDNKEAAEAFNSEILGVTAPFTT
- a CDS encoding DUF5806 family protein gives rise to the protein MGDQFGLDDINKYQKFKKVDGATYHKVNQFLRKHTYITAREWALARLCTDFRTSSGVEMTFIGQHLPELVPFMEDTYSPQAVNQARNSFKKKVKKAGSTFFYGAMCGFFTTEELDDMLFEASEIARFLLEIEGTALDVDDEIDIEDKITEVMQRVGIAAKTLIKAREEAIEAQTELDNAEGPLKQK